The Arachis duranensis cultivar V14167 chromosome 2, aradu.V14167.gnm2.J7QH, whole genome shotgun sequence genome has a window encoding:
- the LOC107475889 gene encoding gibberellin receptor GID1B, with translation MTGSNEVNLNESKRVVPLNTWVLISNFKLAYNLLRRADGTFNRELDDFLDRKVPANTIPVDGVFSFDHVDKKTGLFNRVYQPAPENDARWGMIELEKPLSTTEVVPVIIFFHGGSFSHSSANSAIYDTFCRRLVSNCKAVVVSVNYRRSPEHRYPCAYEDGWAALKWVKSRVWLQSGKDSKVHVYMAGDSSGGNIAHHVAVRAAKEDVEILGNILLHPLFGGEKRTESEKKLDGKYFVKLQDRDWYWRAFLPEGEDRDHPACNPFGPRGKSIAGLKFPKSLVCVAGLDLLQDWQLEYVEGLKNSGQNVKLLYLKEATIGFYFLPNNDHFYCLMEEMKNFVNPNC, from the exons ATGACTGGCAGCAATGAAGTCAACCTTAATGAATCTAAG AGGGTTGTTCCACTCAATACTTGGGTGCTTATCTCCAATTTCAAGCTGGCTTATAATCTACTAAGGCGTGCAGATGGAACATTCAATCGAGAATTGGACGATTTTCTCGACCGCAAGGTACCTGCCAATACAATTCCTGTTGATGGGGTGTTCTCTTTTGATCATGTTGATAAGAAAACTGGCCTCTTCAACCGGGTTTATCAGCCGGCACCGGAGAATGATGCTAGGTGGGGCATGATAGAGTTGGAGAAGCCCTTGAGCACCACCGAGGTTGTGCCCGTCATAATCTTCTTCCATGGTGGAAGCTTCTCTCATTCATCAGCTAATAGTGCTATCTATGACACTTTCTGTCGCCGCCTTGTCAGCAATTGTAAGGCTGTTGTGGTGTCTGTGAATTACCGGCGATCGCCGGAGCATAGATATCCGTGTGCATATGAAGATGGCTGGGCTGCACTTAAGTGGGTCAAGTCAAGGGTATGGCTTCAAAGTGGAAAGGATTCCAAGGTTCATGTGTACATGGCCGGGGATAGTTCCGGCGGTAACATTGCTCATCATGTGGCAGTGAGGGCTGCCAAGGAAGATGTCGAGATTCTAGGTAACATTCTTCTCCATCCGTTGTTCGGTGGGGAGAAGAGGACAGAGTCAGAGAAGAAACTCGACGGGAAGTACTTCGTGAAGTTGCAAGACCGCGATTGGTATTGGCGAGCCTTCCTTCCTGAAGGCGAGGACAGAGACCATCCGGCTTGTAACCCATTTGGTCCCCGGGGTAAGAGCATCGCAGGACTAAAGTTCCCGAAGAGCCTAGTTTGTGTTGCGGGTTTGGATCTTCTCCAAGATTGGCAATTGGAATATGTTGAAGGCCTCAAGAACAGTGGCCAGAATGTGAAACTTCTTTACCTAAAAGAGGCCACAATTGGATTCTACTTCTTACCAAACAATGATCACTTCTATTGCCTAATGGAGGAGATGAAGAATTTCGTTAATCCTAACTGTTAA